One genomic region from Geotrypetes seraphini chromosome 13, aGeoSer1.1, whole genome shotgun sequence encodes:
- the ARL4D gene encoding ADP-ribosylation factor-like protein 4D: MGNHLTEMAANPSFLPQFTTLHVVVIGLDCAGKTSLLYRLKFKEFVNSVPTKGFNMEKIKVPVGNSRVITFQVWDVGGQEKLRPLWKSYTRRTDGLVFVVDSAEVERMEEAKVELHKITRTSENQGVPVLVLANKQDIPTALSVTEVEKLLALHELGSATLNAIQGCSAVDGLGLHQGLEKLYEMVIKRKKLVRNSKKKR, translated from the coding sequence ATGGGGAACCACCTCACTGAAATGGCTGCTAATCCTTCCTTCTTGCCTCAGTTCACAACACTCCATGTTGTGGTTATTGGGCTGGACTGTGCTGGCAAGACTTCCCTGCTCTACAGACTGAAATTCAAGGAGTTTGTGAACAGTGTTCCAACTAAAGGCTTCAACATGGAAAAGATCAAGGTGCCAGTTGGGAACTCGAGGGTTATCACCTTCCAAGTCTGGGATGTAGGAGGCCAAGAGAAGCTGAGGCCCCTCTGGAAGTCATACACACGGCGGACAGATGGATTGGTGTTTGTGGTGGACTCGGCAGAAGTTGAGCGCATGGAGGAGGCCAAGGTTGAGCTCCATAAAATCACTAGAACTTCTGAGAACCAAGGTGTACCTGTTCTGGTACTGGCCAACAAGCAGGACATCCCCACGGCCCTCTCTGTGACGGAAGTGGAGAAGTTGCTGGCCCTCCATGAACTTGGTTCTGCCACTTTGAATGCCATTCAGGGTTGCAGTGCGGTGGATGGTCTTGGGCTCCACCAAGGCCTGGAGAAACTCTATGAGATGGTTATAAAGAGGAAGAAGCTGGTTCGAAACAGCAAGAAAAAGCGATGA